In Mytilus galloprovincialis chromosome 1, xbMytGall1.hap1.1, whole genome shotgun sequence, the following are encoded in one genomic region:
- the LOC143057168 gene encoding uncharacterized protein LOC143057168 yields MADVSADPSLPLDNKLNVEWIDTLLTNIKDELPKICKYEGNVPPGLKLYSQQPVLLHRWYHKRKGEVRTIYRDSTGPYYEVGQTLEIPDDFEGWFELVPPDFGRVKYFESIEEVSKTMPMKFFTRTNLSGICVNKSDDNEQTYVQRKIPAGTVLKVDSTFKAKWRTCAEIGVMKKKQKEWTTREIQYLKCIDNKEQEILIPLTAKGKFHPVYQKGSSDSKCVFRMKDILKDLTLPVKVRIIYGKPPVVPCIFTGMMVIKRCITEDVIVGSTITFKRHALFELPVSDDVKICTTKSEEQFIDMKSYKDAIQLCTKYSDSYSSLIKLSPKLDTDHQMVQHIPTEKTKQIHESLKTLDLITNISLTDDEPRAQFMESSSDDTVSEQSLTLGTLVELKELSNRTSMMC; encoded by the exons ATGGCGGACGTATCCGCCGACCCATCTCTACCACTGGACAATAAACTAAATGTAGAATGGATAGACACATTACTGACCAATATAAAAGACGAATTACCAAAGATATGTAAATATGAAGGTAATGTTCCTCCAGGGTTGAAACTATACTCACAGCAACCAGTGCTGCTGCACAGGTGGTACCATAAGAGAAAGGGCGAAGTCCGGACAATATACCGAGATTCTACTGGACCTTACTATGAAGTCGGTCAAACGCTAGAGATACCAGATGATTTTGAAG GTTGGTTTGAGCTTGTGCCACCAGATTTTGGACGTGTGAAATATTTTGAATCTATTGAAGAAGTCTCAAAGACAATGCCAATGAAATTTTTCACTCGGACTAACTTATCAGGAATATGTGTAAATAAATCTGATGATAACGAGCAGACATATGTTCAACGTAAGATTCCGGCTGGAACCGTCTTAAAAGTAGATAGCACTTTTAAAGCAAAATGGCGGACATGTGCAGAGATAGGGGtcatgaaaaagaaacaaaaagagtGGACAACACGTGAAATACAATATCTCAAATGCATCGATAATAAAGAACAAGAAATATTGATACCATTAACGGCAAAAGGAAAATTCCATCCAGTATATCAAAAAGGGAGTTCCGACAGCAAATGTGTTTTCAGAATGAAAGATATTTTGAAAGATTTAACTTTGCCCGTGAAGGTTAGGATTATTTATGGTAAACCGCCCGTAGTACCTTGTATTTTTACTGGTATGATGGTTATAAAGAGATGTATAACTGAAGATGTGATTGTTGGTAGCACTATAACTTTTAAGAGGCATGCGCTGTTTGAACTCCCTGTATCAGATGATGTGAAAATCTGCACGACTAAATCGGAAGAACAGTTTATAGATATGAAGTCATATAAAGATGCAATACAGCTTTGCACGAAATATTCAGATTCTTACAGTTCTTTAATTAAACTGTCTCCTAAATTAGACACGGATCATCAAATGGTCCAACATATACCAACAGAAAAAACGAAACAAATACACGAAAGCTTAAAAACTCTTGATCTTATAACAAATATAAGCCTTACTGACGATGAACCCAGAGCACAGTTCATGGAAAGTTCAAGTGACGACACAGTATCAGAACAGTCTCTTACGTTGGGAACTCTGGTCGAACTTAAAGAATTGTCAAATAGAACATCTATGATGTGTTGA
- the LOC143057175 gene encoding uncharacterized protein LOC143057175, with translation MQHVLGGTIYKQTRKIMESNNEKEQSPPEVSKEIQFTWTETPQPLKEIIDSSGDLPSVVKMWQEKPSADSSPLLDIHKPLLLYKELNGVKVYCKNVTSVDLLTGAQCKDDPIVVIPLGYAGWFRLIDDRDKPLTTISNVARIMPKKILSYKQVTGYIRDQYTTNSNLAEPLHLKVDIQPGLLKVLNVKEDFVRYTDHKKIVKRKLLRCLVCKTEDDTNVFLPFEVAGMFYLIEVRKSTSKHINIENIGYAYNIKDMYTAGLSKGVILKLLHGRPPSKPCGFSQILKVCDLIKDHTVIACTISENKRLLELPVAPVPLFVKALNYPHFDRHQTFLDTLKFMDKNADGYANELKVRHNYKVDKTARKEEKESKKDEKL, from the exons atGCAACACGTCTTAGGAGGAACCATATACAAACAGACCAGGAAAATAATGGAGTCAAACAACGAAAAAGAACAATCGCCACCAGAGGTTTCCAAGGAAATTCAGTTTACATGGACAGAAACACCACAGCCATTGAAGGAAATAATTGATTCTTCGGGAGATTTACCTTCTGTAGTGAAAATGTGGCAGGAAAAACCCTCAGCTGACAGCTCACCATTATTGGATATACATAAACCTTTACTTCTGTATAAAGAGCTGAATGGGGTTAAAGTTTACTGTAAAAATGTGACTTCTGTTGATTTACTGACCGGGGCACAATGTAAAGATGACCCAATAGTTGTTATTCCACTTGGGTATGCAG GATGGTTTCGTCTAATAGATGACCGTGATAAACCACTGACAACTATCTCCAATGTCGCGAGGATAATGCCAAAGAAAATCTTATCATACAAACAAGTGACTGGATATATCCGTGACCAGTATACTACAAATAGTAACTTAGCTGAACCATTACACCTCAAAGTAGATATCCAACCAGGGTTACTTAAAGTACTCAATGTAAAGGAAGATTTTGTTAGGTATACTGACCATAAAAAGATCGTCAAACGAAAACTACTCCGCTGTCTTGTTTGCAAGACGGAAGACGATACCAACGTCTTTCTTCCGTTTGAAGTGGCGGGAATGTTTTACTTAATTGAAGTTCGGAAGTCAACGTCAAAACATATCAATATTGAGAACATAGGATATGCATACAACATAAAAGATATGTACACGGCAGGGTTATCTAAAGGTGTCATTTTGAAATTACTACATGGTCGACCACCGTCAAAACCATGTGGGTTTTCTCAAATATTGAAAGTGTGTGACTTAATCAAAGATCACACAGTAATAGCATGTACTATTAGTGAAAACAAAAGATTATTAGAACTTCCCGTAGCACCGGTGCCATTATTTGTAAAAGCTTTAAACTACCCGCATTTCGACCGACATCAAACTTTCTTAGATACTTTGAAATTCATGGATAAAAACGCAGATGGATATGCCAACGAACTTAAAGTGCGCCATAATTATAAAGTGGATAAAACTGCAAGAAAAGAGGAAAAAGAATCAAAGAAGGACGAGAAGCTGTAG